A window of the Serinus canaria isolate serCan28SL12 chromosome 20, serCan2020, whole genome shotgun sequence genome harbors these coding sequences:
- the BLCAP gene encoding bladder cancer-associated protein, with translation MYCLQWLLPVLLIPKPLNPALWFSHSMFMGFYLLSFLLERKPCTICALVFLAALFLICYSCWGNCFLYHCTGSQLPESAHDPSIVGT, from the coding sequence ATGTACTGCCTTCAGTGGTTGCTACCTGTCCTGCTCATACCCAAGCCCCTCAACCCAGCGTTGTGGTTCAGTCACTCGATGTTCATGGGATTCTACCTGCTCAGTTTTCTCCTGGAACGGAAACCTTGCACAATTTGTGCCTTGGTCTTCCTGGCAGCTCTATTCCTCATCTGCTACAGCTGCTGGGGGAACTGCTTCTTGTATCACTGCACAGGATCCCAGTTGCCAGAATCAGCTCACGATCCCAGCATAGTGGGCACCTAG